The sequence below is a genomic window from Ischnura elegans chromosome 2, ioIscEleg1.1, whole genome shotgun sequence.
TAATCTGTTACTCGTTTTACaacgaatattaattatttacctTGACGTAATACGGCTGTAATGTAAATCATGATACGGGTAGGAAGTAATAGCCTCTTCGGTCCCGAAAAAAACCTGGctctcagaaaaatgtttccttgcTAATATTTAGCACATATGAGACTACTGACATTGTGTgtggaagtatttttgaaattgtttctataattgttaaaatattctatgtccacatatgtggacatgAGGATCATATATGCAGAttgtgaaatatacttttctgttttttattgcgatatatatgtactttttttacttaattgatcaaatactattattgcatgcgaaaaaattgtaccacgaataaaaatataaaagtttatcaacaaaatgaagaataaataatttttttagtaatttttattttttaatatttctcaaataaacagttatgtcaagtatgaattacaatgacattaaaataaaggcacataagtaattaaaatcttagtacaaatcaaatagttcaattattatgatacataatacaatcttaaaaaaataaaaaacaattgttttctttCAGCATGTTTAGTGCcttgtatgaaatttttgaaaacagccaTTGAGGCTCACACATAAGTATACATCACACTTTTGGCATTTAATCCTAGTTCTTGATGAACAGCCAGAGTGTCTGCATCGTGATGCATTTTTGTCATTGCTAAAAATAGGCCAATGATTTATCCTGTCAAATCTGACGTCATTGACAGGGTGTATGATTCTTCGACGTTTTTGCTGGGTTTGATCCTCGTGGTCAATTTGCTGATCTTCAATGCCTGTTTCttcatttacacatattttagaACTCTCATGAGGGCCTGGACTAATTGAACTACATTTTGATGGCCTGCCTCTTTTTTTTTGGATCTCCTCCCTGATTTCAACCCTTCCAGATTCAAAGTGAATCATTGCATTGCCTAATCGAGTTCTAAATTGCAAAAGTGAGGCAATTTCTCTTTTTGGTACATCTGCCTTCACACAATTTCGGCGGTACATTACCCAGGAATTTACTATAGCCAAATCAACAAAGTGCGTAAATACCTGTAAAGGCCATTTTTTGGTACGCATTGAAGAAGAGTAATATGCTAGAAGTCGATCACAAAGATCAATTCCTCCCATACattggttgtatttttttataactagagGCTGGTTGACTTCACGTTTCCTCTTCTCTGTTTTGTCCCATCTCAAGCAAGATGAGTGGGGTTCACTACCTATGCAAGTAGATAGCATAGTGACTGCCTTACTATCCTGCCACTTGacacaacacatttttttatcactgcGCAGAACCTCGTCATAATCACCCCGTTTTAATTCTTTGTCGGATTTCAAAATACTAAGTGCACCACCTACTCTGTTTTTCATGACAGTACCACAgaggttaaaattatttgccactAGGTAATCACCTAGTTTTTCACTAGTGAAGAAGCGGTCGCAGTAGATGATGGAATGGCTGATCGTCCTCGTTAGCAACTTCACAATTCCTGCGCCCAGACCAAGCTCCCTCATGTCCTTATCAGGAATGGTTCCTTTTCCAACATAGATATGAAAATCAAGAACAAGACCATCTCTTTCtgcaagaacaaaattttttagtCCTACTGGATGTGGCTTATTCGGTACATACTGTCGATTAGGACATCTACCagtgaaagaaatcatttgttcatCTACAGATTGTTCATTCGATCTAGGtagcatgtgacattttttcaaaaaggcaTCAAGTATCGGTCTTACTTTTTGTAACTTGTCATCGCTATCGCTAGTAACAAATTTGTCAACGAAATGTAAATGATTCCTTAACTCGAAAAATCTGTCCCGTGACATGACTTTTTGAATGAGAGGAACGGCCAAATCCCTACTCCAATACAGCCTTGTTTGCGGATAATTTAGTGAACCCATCAAAATGGACACGCCAACAAATCTGATGATTTCATCGTAGGTCATATTAATGGAGCGATGATCTCTTACTTGTACTGAATACAGGTTGCTTTGTTCTACCACACTTTTCCAaaagctgggaggaaaatactcgAAAAACATATCGAGGAAATTTTGACTCCCTTCCTCATTTTCACAAAAGAGATCTTCTACGTCGTGTACATATGGTGGCATCCTGTAAGTTGTACAATTTTTTGcagattacttatttattattatcaccaaTGTATTCATAAGTGCATGCAGTATCATTCAATGCACTTTAACTCACTTGTCACGtgtccattttttattcttcggagtgccTTTTTCTGAATTCGGTGAACGGAGTGATGCTAGTGGAACATCATCTTCACTTGAATATtcttctaaatattcattaaaatcatgTTCTTCATCTTCACCACTAGATATTTCCCCTGGAATATCCACATCACTATCTCCTAACATTTCCAAAATGTCATCAGCAGAGAGGCCTATAGCATGTTAAACAGCAAAGTTAAACCCGATGTCCACATATGTGTACATTTGTTAattgaaggatagaaaaataattggtgGTCGCACGAAAAACAACAGACTACCATCATAAGTATAAAtaatgattacattaaaagaaaaaaattcaacatgaacCAGTGAAAATTAGCGGAAATATAGTTTACTTACTTCCCATGTGCTTATTTGtggccgccattttgatttctggaaaacaaatgctgaaataaatagcTTCTAGTATGTAGAATTGGCGCTGTCAAGgcggaaaattcaaaaaaaggtatGTCCACAGATGCGTACAAGAGTACAATATTCTACTGGAAGAAACTAGcctgtgaattaataataaaccggccgtccacatatgtggacaagGGGACCGAAGAGGATAGTGAACCAAAGCAGTTCAACATGTCAGACAATTAATTAGTAGTTTAAAATGGAGGAATTTGTCTCCGTCGGTTTTCTCACCGGGAAAAATTTTAGTAAGATTTTATGAAACCGGTCCTTATGAGTTCATTTCATGCACATCGAGCGATAATATACAACAGCTTTTTTAATGCGATTGGTACTAATGACAGAATAACGATTTCACCATGCAAAATGCATTACTTTGTAGCTATTCCATGAGAAATATAAATGGCATTAGCAGCGAAAATTTCTCGGGACTCACACCGGATATGGTCCTCCAATTTTCCTTCCGACATATCGATGTAAAATTGCCCATCATCCTTAAGGATAAATGAATCCAATTAAGCTCTCAGGATTCTATGcttgccattgttcgccgggaaaaaaacaaacattacataAAAGCAACAAATTTTAACtgcttaaaatatcaaaattaaagcCTCCAAAAAGACTTGAGTGTTTTAAGTGATAAGATTGGATTGGATAATATGGACAAAGAAATATACTATGGGAAAATAttcgcaaaattaaaaaatatgtcttGAAAGGACTCGAagaaaagataattaaaataGCTCTATTTAAAAAACACTCTCAGCATTGTAGGCTAGAAACCGTGATGCTCTGCCGCGGAAGCACAAAGCCGCCGGCAGATTACGCGCGAATCCACATATCATCGCAGCTCTCCGCTGAGGAGAGAAACGTAGAGCTCACGCTCTCGAGATTTTGTTGCGAATGATTAATGATTGGATAATAAGCACTCCAGAAACACTTGAGAGGGTTACAAAACCATGAGTATGTAACACTCATGATCTCTTTCAGTAGCGAATTATGTACCCAGTGTTCCATGACATTTATTACCGACACATACTTGCATTTCTGTTTGAGGCGTCTTGTAAATACATAAAACGTATTCTGGCGGGATAATGCTCTCGCTAAGAAACTAAAACGAATAC
It includes:
- the LOC124153217 gene encoding piggyBac transposable element-derived protein 3-like yields the protein MAATNKHMGSLSADDILEMLGDSDVDIPGEISSGEDEEHDFNEYLEEYSSEDDVPLASLRSPNSEKGTPKNKKWTRDKMPPYVHDVEDLFCENEEGSQNFLDMFFEYFPPSFWKSVVEQSNLYSVQVRDHRSINMTYDEIIRFVGVSILMGSLNYPQTRLYWSRDLAVPLIQKVMSRDRFFELRNHLHFVDKFVTSDSDDKLQKVRPILDAFLKKCHMLPRSNEQSVDEQMISFTGRCPNRQYVPNKPHPVGLKNFVLAERDGLVLDFHIYVGKGTIPDKDMRELGLGAGIVKLLTRTISHSIIYCDRFFTSEKLGDYLVANNFNLCGTVMKNRVGGALSILKSDKELKRGDYDEVLRSDKKMCCVKWQDSKAVTMLSTCIGSEPHSSCLRWDKTEKRKREVNQPLVIKKYNQCMGGIDLCDRLLAYYSSSMRTKKWPLQLDFK